The following DNA comes from Halostagnicola kamekurae.
GAGCAATCGACGCCGCGTTTCTCGACGCTCGGAGTCGTTCATGCGGAAATCAGTCGACCGGACGTTCGAGTGCGAGCGGTATCAAGACGGTCACTGTTCCAGCGACAACGACGGGTTACTGGCCTCGACGTCCGTAAGTGCCTCGAGCGATCGACGGCACTCACTGCTGAGCCACAGACGAGCGGTCGATCGGTTCGCGTCAGCTTCACCGCCGGTATTTATAAGCACTCGATCGTAATCGGCACGTATGACGGTACTGGTCGCGTACGATAACTCGGGTCCCGCACAGAAGGCCCTTCAGTGGGCCGTCGACGAACATCCCGGCGAAGAGATCGTTCTCCTCCGCGTCATCGAAGCCGCGGGCGGTTCGACGTCCGCCGGAATCGGTCTCGCCAAGGAGAAACTCATGGAACTCCAAGAGGAGAAACACGACGAAGTCACCTCGGAGATTGCGGACGTGCTCGACGACGACGACCTCGAAGTGCGGACCGAGACGGCCGTCGGCGACCCCGCTCGAGAGATCGTCGAATTCGCCGAGGAGAACGACGTCGATCACATCCTCGTCGGAAGCCACGGTCGATCGGGCGTCTCTCGCGTACTACTCGGCAGCGTCGCGGAGACGATTGCCCGCCGCGCGCCCGTGCCGGTGACGGTCGTTCGGTAGTCGACCGAGGACGGTCGGTAGTCAATCGGAGACGTTCGAATCGGTTGGGGACCGGCTGACGAAGATGGCCCGCGCCGTGGGTAAGTAGATCCGGCCGAACGGCTCACTCGATTTCCTGTGTCTGCTCGAGAAGGGTTTCCGAATCGAAGTCGTTGAGCGCGTTAGGTTCGTCTTTGATGGTTTCGATGACGAAGCGAGAACTCGTTCTGACGACTTCGTCGATGCGCTCGTAATCGCTGATGAGTCGGTGGACCATTTCCCTGTCCGAGAGGTGCGAAATGACGACGAAATCCGTCTCGCCCATCGTGAAGTACACCTGATTGACGCCCTCGACGTCGGCGAGTTTCTCACCGACTCGCTTGTGATACTGCTCGTCGTACTCGGCGGCGACCTCCGTGATAACGGTGATGTCGAACCCCACCTTCTCGAGGTCGATGTCGTAGAGATCGTTGGTGACGATGCCGGCGTCTTTGAGCTTCGTCAGCCGGTAGTGAACCGTCGATTTCGGAATGTCGGTGTGACCCGCGATCTCGTCAGGACTTCCAGTTCCGAGTTCGGCGATCGCCTGCAAGATCTGGATGTCGCGTTGGTCCATACCGTATCCCATGGGCGAGTCGGATAAACAACATTCGAAACGAACCCCTCGAGTTGAACCACGATCAGGAGATCCGGTCTATCTGGACGGGGAGAAAACGCTCACGAAGAGAGTATCAACGGAGGACCGCAGTTTGCAGAATGTGGTTTTACACGCAACGGTTTATTAGTACGGTGTGCGATATATATTAGTATGTCTGAATTTGGGTCGAACTCGTCGGTCACCGACAGCTACGACGAGTACGTCATGCCGATCTGGAAGTCACTCGACGTGCCGGTCGAACGAGCCCACGGCTGTACGCTCGAGGACTTCGACGGGAACGAGTACCTCGACGCGTTCTCGGGGATCTCGGTGACGAACGTCGGCCACGGAAACGACGCGGTCGTCGAGGCGGCGACGAACCAGCTCGAGCGGTTCGTCCACGGCTGTTCGTACGTCCACCCGAACGAACCGGTCGCCTCGCTCGCGGAGACGATCGCGGACGTGAGCCCGGGGGACCTCCAGAAGAGCTTCTTCTGTAATTCGGGGACCGAGGCGGTCGAGGGCGCGATCAAACTCGCCCGAAAGTACACCGGTTCGACGGAGGTCGTCGCCCTCGAAATGGGGTTTCACGGCAGGACGCTCGGCAGTCTCGCGCTGACCGGGAACAACGCCTACAAACGCGAGATGGCGCCGGCGCTCAACGACGTCTTTCACGCCGGCGCGCCCTACGGCTACCGGTGCCCCCGCTGCGAGGGCGAACGGTGTACGCCGTCCTGTGCCGACGACATAGAGCACGTCATCGGAACCCACACCAGCGGGGACGTCGCCGCGGTCGTCGTCGAACCCGTCATGGGGGAAGCCGGAATCATCGTGCCGCCCGACGGGTGGCTCGAGCGCGTCCAGGAGATCGCACACGACCACGGCGCGTTGCTCGTCTGCGACGAGGTCCAGACGGGGTACGGCCGAACCGGCGAGCTGTTCGCGAGCGCGCACTTCGACGTCGAACCCGACATTCTCACCCAGGCGAAGGGGATCGCCAACGGCCTCCCGCTCGGGGCGTTCACGGCCTCGGAAGCGGTCGCCGACGCGTTCGACGCCGGCGATCACCTCTCGACGTTCGGCGGGAATCCCGTGGCCTGCGCTAGCGCACTCGCGACGATCGACCAACTGCGAGGCGGGATCGTCGAAAACGTCCGAGAACAGGGCCGATGGCTCGAGTCGGAGCTGGACTCGCTCGAAGGGGCCCACGACGCGGTCGGCCAGACGCGGGGGCTCGGGCTGATGTGGGGGATCGAACTCGTAGACCCCGAGAAGACCGGCCCTCGCGGCGTCGCACCCGCACCCGACGCCGACCTCGCCGCGTCGGTCCGCGACCACCTCCGCGATGAATCGGGCGTCGTCATCGGCGTCGGCGGCTACTACAAGAACGTACTGCGACTCCAGCCGCCGCTGTCGATGACGCGCGACCAGCTCCAGCGGGTGGTCGAAGCACTCGAGCGAGCGCTTGAGGCGGTCTGAGCTCACTTGAGCGAGCGGTTGATCGAGATTCGGTTCCGGTCGTCACGCGTGGCGTGAACTGAATCCAACTGGAAATCACAGGGTAGCTTTAACAGCCAATAGAACACAGTATATTACACCGTGTTCGAGAAGGTTCTTATCGCCAATCGCGAGGAGATCGCGGTCCGGATTATGCAGGCCTGCACCGAGTTGGACATCGAGGCCGTCGCCGTCTACAGCGATGCCGACGAGGACGCAAAGCACGTTCGCCTCGCGGACGAGGCCTATCGCGTCGGGGGTTCGAAAGCCGCCGACAGCTACCTCGATCAGGAGTCCCTGCTCGAGGCCGCACGCGAGGCCGACGTCGACGCGATCCACCCGGGCTACGGGTTCTTGGCCGAGAACGAATCGTTTGCCGCGAACGTCGAATCGAGCGGGTTCGAGTGGATCGGGCCGCCGAGCGACGTGATGGCCGATTTCGGGGAGAAGACCAGAGCCCGGAAGATCATGTCGGCGGCCGACGTGCCGGTCGTGCCCGGAACGACCGACCCCGTCACCGATCCAGAGGCGGTGGCGGCCTTCGGCGAGGAACACGGCTACCCGGTCGCGATCAAGGCGGACGGCGGTGGCGGGGGTCGGGGACTCAAAATCGTCCGCGAACCGGACCAGATCGAGGAGAAATTACGGGAGGCGATTCGCGAGGGCGAGGCTTACTTCGACAATCCGAACGTCTATCTCGAGCGCTTTCTCGAAGCCCCGCGTCACATCGAGGTGCAGGTGATCGCCGACGAGCACGGAACCGTCCGACACCTCGGCGAGCGAGACTGCAGCGTCCAGCGCCGCCAGCAGAAACTTCTCGAGGAGGCGCCGGCGCCGGGTCTCGACGACGACACTCGAGAACGCCTCTGCGAGGCCGCCTGTCGCGGGGTCTCGAGCGCCGACTACGTCAACGCCGGGACGGTCGAGTTCCTCTACGACGACAGTACGGGCGAAAGCGACGACGGCGAGTTCTACTTTCTCGAGGTCAACGCCCGGATTCAGGTCGAACACGGGGTCAGTGAGGAGCTGACCGGCATCGACCTCGTGAAGTGGCAACTGCGCGTCGCCGCGGGAGAGCGCCTCTCGTTCGAGCAGGACGAGGTCGAACACCGCGGCGCTGCGATGGAGTTTCGACTCAACGCCGAGGATCCGGACAACGACTTCACTCCCATTCCCGGAACGCTGTCGACCTATAACCCGCCGCGTGGCATCGGCGTCCGGGTCGACGACGGCGTCGATGAGGGCGACGCGATCACGCCCTTTTACGATTCGATGTTCGGCAAGGTGATCGTCACCGGGGAGGACAGGGCCGAAGCTATCGCCCGCGGTAAGCGAGCGCTCGCCGAAATCGAAATCGAAGGGATACCGACGACGATTCCGTTCCACCGCCACATTCTCGAGGACGAGGGCTTTCTCGAGAACCGACACTCGACGACGTACGTCGAGGAGGAGTTGCTCGAGGAGTGACGAACGTATCGTGAGCCCCTCATGGCGAGAGACTCACACGAGGGGCCCTGAGTGTTGTTCAAACTCGTACCGACACCGAGTGGTCGATAGATTGCCCAGCGTACTACCTGAAAACATCAACTATCGGTATTATCTCTGAGATAGAGTATCGTAACCCCGCTGGTGAGACCGATCGTAGCTCCTTCGACGACTGCACCAGTCAACGAACCGTCGAAGAGAAGTGTATGAACCGCACTGGCGACTACTATCCCGACGACGACGTTCATAAAAACGAACAGCAACGGATTCCCTTGATCGAAACGGCGTCGCACGTTCATACGTCATTCACAAACTTCGACAATGAATACGTTTTTTGTATCGAGACATTCATCGATTCGAAAAACTGCTATCGAGCGTTCATCCCACGTGTTTTGTGATAGCGATAGAAGGTAACTCGATTTGGTCTGCTCAGACGACCTCAGGAAGCGACGCGAGTTCGATGTCGTTATCCTCGAGTCGATCGTGTATCTCCTCGAGAATCGCGACGGCGTTCGGATTGTCCCCGTGAATGCAGATGCTGTCGGCGGGGATATCTATCTGCTCGCCGTTTGCGGCTTCGACGACGCCTTCCGTCGCGATGGAGACGAATCGATCGGCGACGAGGGAGGGATCCCGGTCGCCGACCTGCTTTTCGACGATCAGCGATCGATCGGCGCGGTAGTCGAGGTCGATATACCCCTCGAAGACGGCCTGCAGGCCCTCGACGTCCCGTGCGACCTCGTAGATGTTCATATCGGTCGCGAGATAGATGAGGTCCGGATCGACCTCGAGCATCCCCTCCATGACGGCGCGGGCGTGTTCGTCGCTATCGGAGAGCATCGAGTACATCGCGCCGTGGGGTTTGACGTGTTGGACGCTCGCGCCGTGCCGGCGGGCAAACCCCATCAGCGCGCCGAGTTGATAGACGACGTAATCCCGGAGTTCCTCGGGGGTCGCGTCCATCGTTCGGCGCCCGAATCCCATCTTATCCGGGAGGCCAGGGTGGACGCCGATGCCGACATCGTGTTCGGCGGCGAGTTCGACCGTCTCGCGCATGACGTGTGGATCACCCGCGTGGTAGCCGCCGGCGATATTCGCCGACGTGATGTAGGGCATGACCCCCTCGTCGTTGCCCATCTGCCAGTTGCCGAAGCTCTCGCCCATGTCGCAGTTGATGTCGATGGCGGTCATAGTCGTATTTCGACCGCAAACGACATTATAGCTTGTGTCGGGGTAGCAAATCTCGAGGGGAGAGGCCCGGGGTCACTCGAGCGTCGCGATCGGCTGATCGGCTTCGATCTCGGCTTCGTTTTCGACGTGGAACTCGGTGATCGTCCCCGCCTCCGGCGCTTCGATGTCGTGGAAATTCTTCATTACTTCGACGAGGCCGATGGTGTCTCCCTGCTCGACCTGGTCGCCCGGTTCGACGAATAGCGCTTCGTCCGGATCCGGCCGTCGGTAGAAGACGCCCGGCATCGGCGAGTTGATGGTTGTTGTGTCAGTCATTGTAGTTAGTAGGTAGTGATGGTGGTTTCGTATACTGGTTCTGGAGCGGTCGCGTGGACTCGGTTTCCGATTCACCGGCTGGGCGTGTCATCCCGAGCATCTTAGCTATCGCCCGAGAGCACCGCCTCGATCTCGTCGAGTCGTTCTCGGCTATCGGTTCGAGCCGAAATAGCGGCTTCAACGTCGACCGGTTCGAACGTGACCGTCTTGTGCGTTTGTCGCTGTGCGAGCAGTCCGCGATCGGCGCTGATGACGGTGCCGACGGTCGCGTAGCCGCCCCCCGTCACCGCGTCCTGCATGAGGACGATGGGCTTCTGGGGCACCTGAATCGAGCCGACCGGATAGCCGAGGTCGACGACGTTCGAGGGGTTCGTCCCCGCGCCGAACGGTTGCTCGCGCTCCTCGAACTCGATGTCGGGTCCCTCGAGTCGGTAGCCGGTTCGATCGGCTTCCGGCGAGACCGTCCACTCGGCGTCACAGAGGGTTTCCCTCGACTCCTCGGTGAGCCGATAGTCGGTAAGTCCCACGACGATCCGGACGGTGTCTTCCGCGGCGTAGTCCGGGACGTACTCCGCGGGCAGTTCGGTTCCGACCAGCGCCGTCGGGTCTCCGCCGTCGACGTGCTCGTTCGCGTCCGCCTCCGTCGAACCGATCTCGAGTCGATCTCCCTTCTCGAGTCCGCGCCCCTCGTGACCCCCTATTCCGACGAGCGTGTACGTCGATCGGCTTCCCATCACCTCGGGAACGTCGATCCCGCCGGCGACGGCGAGGTAGGCCCGCGCCCCGTCGGTCGCGAACGCCACCTCGAGTTCGTCGCCCGCCTCGACGGCCACCGTTTCCCACATGCCGATCGGCTCCCCGTCGAGACTGGGCGACATGTCCGCGCCGGTGATCGCGACGACGGCGTCCTCCCGAAACGTCGCCGTGATTCCCTGGTAGGTCATCTCGATCGTCGCCGCGTCCGCGTCGTTCCCGACGAGGAAATTGGCGACGCTGTGTGCGTAGGGATCCATCGCACCCGATGGCGGCATCCCAATGTGGTAGTTGCCGGACCGGCCGCGGTCCTGTATCGTACTCGAGATGCCGCCGTCGCGGATTTCGATCATTGGATCCCCTCCACCAGCCGGTCGTTGTACGCGTGCGGGTCGGCGAAGAACTCGTCGGGGGAGAACTCGACCCGTTCGTAGGTGTACTCGTACGTGCCGGCTTCGACCTCCTCGCGGATCGCGTCGTACTCCGCGCGATCGATGGCGCGGTAGTTCAGGATATCGCCCGGATTGGGAAAGACGATCGACTCCGTGAAGTCCGGAAGCTCCTGATCGACGTCGAGCACTTCGACCGGCGTGCGCCCGTACAGCTGATAGCCACCCGCGCCCTGTACGGGGTAGATGACCGAGAACGCGCCGCCGAACCCGACCGCCCGACTCGGCGTGTCGGTTCGGGGCTCGACGTACTTCGGAACCTCGAGTTGCTCGCTTCGGGGCACCATCTGGAAACACCACGGGAGGCCGGGAACGAACCCGACCATCGTCACCATGTGCGGCGCGCCGACGAACGCCTCGAGGAACGCGTCCACCGAGTCGAAACCGTTCAGCTGCGCGGAGTACTCGAGGTCAGTCCCGTCGGGGTCCTGATGGCGGTCTCGAAACTCCATGAGCGTCTCGTGGGTCCACGGATCCTCGAACAGGACCGGCACGTCGATGACGCGCGTCTCCCACTCGTACTCCTCGAGGTCGATCTCCGATTCGATCGTTTTCAGTCGCGCTATCAGATCGTCGGGGTGGATCACTTCGGGGTCGATTCGAAGCATGTACGAGGCGTTGCCGGGGCAGTTCTCGACGACGCCCTCGATCTCTTGTGCAGCGACCTGCTGGGTGATCGCCATCGCCTTGAAATTGGCGGTGAAACTCATCGCCTCCGCGAGTTCGACGAAGACGAAGTCGTCGGCCCCGTACTCGTAACGGGGATCGGGAAGCGCGGCTGGGGTGATTTGCTCGGGGGCCATACTGTGTGACGCTAATTCATGCCACGAAGATTAAAGATATTGGTGTAGAGTCTATATTTCGACATGATGCCCAACCTTATACAACAGTCACGGGGAGAAATCGACTAGCTCGAGCGATACCAGGCCATCGCCTCGGGGACGTGTTCCTCGAGCGGGTCGTAGTCGTAGCCGAGTTCGTCGCGAGCCCTCTCCGAGGTGTAGTAGAGGCGTTTGGTCGCCAGGCGAGCCATCTCTCGGTCGAAGGGGAACACTCGAATCCCCGAAACCGCCCCGACCGTTTCGACCACGGGGCCGGCGGCGTGAATCGCCGCCGCCGGTACCTCGAGCGGTGCGCGATGACCACCGGTGCAGTGGGCGATCCGCGATATCGCCTGCTCGAGCGTGAGATTCTCGCCCCCGAGGATGTAGTGAGCGCCGTTCTCCCCGCGTTCGAAGGCGGCCACGACGCCGTCGACCACGTCGCTCACCCCGACGATGCTCAGTCCGCCGGGGAGATAGACCGCCATCGCCGGATCGGTCGCCATCGCGAGCAACTGCGTCGTGAACGTCTCGTCGCCGGGCCCGAAAATCGACGTGGGATGGACGGTGACGGCCTCGCCACCGGCGCTCGCGTAGTCGTCGACGAGCTCCTCCGCCTCGGCTTTCGATGACTGGTACGCGCCGACCGGCGGGACCACGTCGGTTTCGTCGGCGACCCCGCCGTCCTCGGACGGTCGTCTCGTCCCCGCCGTGCTCGTGAACACCAGCCGACCCGGGTCGACGTCCGCGTGTCGACACGCCTCGAGCAGTCGTCGGGTGCCGCCGGCGTTGACGCGCTCGACCGTCGCCGCATCGGCGCTCCAGAGGCCGATCCCCGCCAGATGGAAGACGGCGTCAGTCCCGTCAACGAGCGAGCGAAGCGTGCGGTCGTCGAACAGATCCCCGACGTGCCACTCGAGCGAATCCGCGAGCCCGCCGCGATCCGAGGTGGGGCGCGCGAGCCCCCGAACCGTCCAGCCGTCGGCGAGGAGGCGCTCGCACAGGTGGGTGCCGAGAAAGCCGGTCGCGCCGGTGACGGCGGCCGTCTTCGTCATCGATCCACCTCGAGTTGCGGCGGGACGGCGTCCCCGCTGACCATCGCGTACAGCCCGTAGGCGGCGGAAACAGCGGGGTGGGTCGACGTTCGCGGCGGCAGTCCGCCCGACGGAACGCGATCCCGAAGCTCCTCGAAGTCACAGCCGGTGACCCGCACCGACGATTTCCCCGGTCCGAGTTCCGCGGCCAACGCGTCGTCGTCGTTAACGTCGCGTCCGAGCAGCGTCGTTCCGATCGTATCCAGCGCGATCGCCTCGCCCGTAAACAGCGTCCGCGCGGCGAACGGCTCGCCGGCGAAGGCCGTCGTCGCGTCGAGGATCGACAGCGACGGGTCGATGACCTTCAGCGCCGCTCGAGCGCGCTTGTTCGCCGGGACTTCCGTCCCCTCGAGGCCGGCCTCGACGTGGCGGCCGAGCGTCCGCATAACGCCGGCGACCGGCCCCGCTTCGTCGGGCCGAAGCGTCGGGACGACCACTATCGAGGTGTCAAGAAGCACATCGGGAACCGACAGCTCGAGCGATTTCGGCCGATCGGGGAGTGAAACGGCGACCCGGGAGTCCCGTTCGGCCGCGAGGTCGCATACCCGACAGTCGAAGCGGTCCTCGAGCGCGCCATAGCCGAGGTAGTCGACCGTCCGCTCGAGCGCGATCGAATCGTGACTCGAGCCGGCGATCGCGAGGTCGCTCGAAGTCCCTTCGGCGAGGCGGGCGACGACCGCTCCGACGACGGCCGGATCCGTCACCATGCCAGTCGAGGGGTGGAACGGGTAGTGAACGTCGGGAACGACCGTGATCTCGTCGGCGTCGACGAGACGTTCGTCGACCGGGTCGAGCAGTTCGCGGACGGGTCGTTCGAGTCTGGCCATCCGCGCGTCGATATCCGGGATCCAGTTGGCGCGGTGGGGTCCGGACCGCGGTCGCCCAACGGTAACCGGTCCGTCGACCGAAACGCCGACGGTCGCCCGGGAACGATCACGGTCGATCAGGGCGCTGTGAACCGTCATCGATCGGGGGCGGTTCACGAAACCACCTCCACCGACTCGGCTTCCGGGCAATCGTCGGCTGCGAATCCGTAAGCCGTCTCGACGAGCTCGAGCGTTCGTCGGCCGTCCTCGCCGGTCACGGGCGGCCTCTCGCCCGCCCGAATCGCCTCGACGAAGTCCGCGAGGGCGTCGTAGTGCGCCTGAAGGTAGAACGTCGGTCCGTACACGTCCGGCTCGCCGCCGGTCACGCGACTCACGACGTTCGAGAGCGCCGAGAGCGCAGCGCTTCCGTAGAAGTTCGTGGGCAGGAACTCCTCGCTTTCAATCGTCCCCGTGATCCCCTCGAGGCGAACGTTGGTGTTGACCTCAGGGAGTTCCTCCCACTGGTAGGAGCCACAGTGAAGCGTGATCGCCGTTCCCGTCTCGGACGCCTCGAGAAGGACCGTCGCGGCGTCCTCGACCGGAACCTCGAGCGTCGAGTCCACCGTCGCGTCCCTGATCTCGAGCGGCCCGAAGGTCCACTCGAGGTAGTCGAAACAGTGGACGCCCAGTTCCATCAGCGACCCGCCGCCGGCCGCGTCCGGATCGAGCGGCCAGGCGGGCGGCGCGTCTTCGACGGGCGGCCGACCGAGCGGGCCGTCGTTGACGCGAACCATCGATGCGTGGGGAACGTGACCCACCCGCCCGTCGTCGTAGGCACCCTTGAGTTCGCGGAGGTCCGGCTGGTAGCGCAGCGTGTGATCGACGCCGACGCGAATCCCCGCGTCGGCGGCTACCTCGAGCATTTCGTCCGCCTCTGTCGTCGACCGAGCGAACGGTTTCTCGACGAAGACGTCGACTCCCACGTCCGCCGCGGCTTCGACCGCATCTCGGTGCAAAAACGGCGGTAACGCGACGACCACCGCGTCGAGCGTCTCCGCCTCGATCAGTGTCTCGTAGTCGTCGTACACGCGGGTCGCGCCCGCCGCGGTCGCCCGATCGCGATTCGCCGGGACCGCATCGGCGGCCGCAACGACGTCGACGCCCGCCATCGCGTGCGCCGATTTGAGGTGAACAGTACCGATGTTGCCGACTCCGAGCACGCCGAGTCGAACCGGATCGGCGCCGAAGAATCGTCGTCGAATGAAAGCGCGCATCTCCTCGAAAACGGACCGCAAGCGGGCTTTGTTATCGCTCGCTTACCGTTTGTCGACTCGAGGTAGGAATCGGTTTCTGCGGTTACGGGCTCGACTGCGTGGACGCTGGCCGGCTTGGCTGGGCCGTCGGCGCCGACTCACGAAAACGGTCGGCGATGTCACCCATCGTCTCGACGACCAGGTCCGTCTCGCTGCGACGCCGCTCGACGTACTCGAGAATCGCTCGCATCCGCCGGTCGTCGCGCTCGTGCGTGAGGTTGTTCGGGTGCAACCACATGTGAAAGACGCCGTCGCGGCTGGCCGCCTGATCGATACCGCGTCTCGCCAGGACCACCATCGGATCTGCCCACACCGACTCGGCGATCGTCCTGGCCGACCCCTCGAAGCCGAAACAAAACAGCGACGCCGGAATGTCGACCAGCCCGTACTCGTCGATCGACGGCTTGACCAGCAGGGATCGGTCGGTCAGGACCGAGTCGACGACGCCGCGAGCGCCGTCGGCCGTCGGCGACCGTCCACGGTACGCCGCGATCCCGTGTTCAGCCAGTACGTCCCGATGGCCGACGCCGTTTCGCGGGTAGATAAACGAGTCGATCGTCTCTCCCCACTCCGCCGCGATCTCGACGCTGCGAGCGATTTCCGCCTCGGCGAGCGTCCTCGAGGTGGCCGGATTGTCGAACAGCACGTGCG
Coding sequences within:
- a CDS encoding universal stress protein gives rise to the protein MTVLVAYDNSGPAQKALQWAVDEHPGEEIVLLRVIEAAGGSTSAGIGLAKEKLMELQEEKHDEVTSEIADVLDDDDLEVRTETAVGDPAREIVEFAEENDVDHILVGSHGRSGVSRVLLGSVAETIARRAPVPVTVVR
- a CDS encoding NAD-dependent epimerase/dehydratase family protein is translated as MTKTAAVTGATGFLGTHLCERLLADGWTVRGLARPTSDRGGLADSLEWHVGDLFDDRTLRSLVDGTDAVFHLAGIGLWSADAATVERVNAGGTRRLLEACRHADVDPGRLVFTSTAGTRRPSEDGGVADETDVVPPVGAYQSSKAEAEELVDDYASAGGEAVTVHPTSIFGPGDETFTTQLLAMATDPAMAVYLPGGLSIVGVSDVVDGVVAAFERGENGAHYILGGENLTLEQAISRIAHCTGGHRAPLEVPAAAIHAAGPVVETVGAVSGIRVFPFDREMARLATKRLYYTSERARDELGYDYDPLEEHVPEAMAWYRSS
- a CDS encoding 5-oxoprolinase subunit B family protein yields the protein MAPEQITPAALPDPRYEYGADDFVFVELAEAMSFTANFKAMAITQQVAAQEIEGVVENCPGNASYMLRIDPEVIHPDDLIARLKTIESEIDLEEYEWETRVIDVPVLFEDPWTHETLMEFRDRHQDPDGTDLEYSAQLNGFDSVDAFLEAFVGAPHMVTMVGFVPGLPWCFQMVPRSEQLEVPKYVEPRTDTPSRAVGFGGAFSVIYPVQGAGGYQLYGRTPVEVLDVDQELPDFTESIVFPNPGDILNYRAIDRAEYDAIREEVEAGTYEYTYERVEFSPDEFFADPHAYNDRLVEGIQ
- a CDS encoding aspartate aminotransferase family protein; its protein translation is MSEFGSNSSVTDSYDEYVMPIWKSLDVPVERAHGCTLEDFDGNEYLDAFSGISVTNVGHGNDAVVEAATNQLERFVHGCSYVHPNEPVASLAETIADVSPGDLQKSFFCNSGTEAVEGAIKLARKYTGSTEVVALEMGFHGRTLGSLALTGNNAYKREMAPALNDVFHAGAPYGYRCPRCEGERCTPSCADDIEHVIGTHTSGDVAAVVVEPVMGEAGIIVPPDGWLERVQEIAHDHGALLVCDEVQTGYGRTGELFASAHFDVEPDILTQAKGIANGLPLGAFTASEAVADAFDAGDHLSTFGGNPVACASALATIDQLRGGIVENVREQGRWLESELDSLEGAHDAVGQTRGLGLMWGIELVDPEKTGPRGVAPAPDADLAASVRDHLRDESGVVIGVGGYYKNVLRLQPPLSMTRDQLQRVVEALERALEAV
- a CDS encoding Lrp/AsnC family transcriptional regulator, which codes for MDQRDIQILQAIAELGTGSPDEIAGHTDIPKSTVHYRLTKLKDAGIVTNDLYDIDLEKVGFDITVITEVAAEYDEQYHKRVGEKLADVEGVNQVYFTMGETDFVVISHLSDREMVHRLISDYERIDEVVRTSSRFVIETIKDEPNALNDFDSETLLEQTQEIE
- a CDS encoding acetyl-CoA carboxylase, with amino-acid sequence MTDTTTINSPMPGVFYRRPDPDEALFVEPGDQVEQGDTIGLVEVMKNFHDIEAPEAGTITEFHVENEAEIEADQPIATLE
- a CDS encoding 5-oxoprolinase subunit C family protein; protein product: MIEIRDGGISSTIQDRGRSGNYHIGMPPSGAMDPYAHSVANFLVGNDADAATIEMTYQGITATFREDAVVAITGADMSPSLDGEPIGMWETVAVEAGDELEVAFATDGARAYLAVAGGIDVPEVMGSRSTYTLVGIGGHEGRGLEKGDRLEIGSTEADANEHVDGGDPTALVGTELPAEYVPDYAAEDTVRIVVGLTDYRLTEESRETLCDAEWTVSPEADRTGYRLEGPDIEFEEREQPFGAGTNPSNVVDLGYPVGSIQVPQKPIVLMQDAVTGGGYATVGTVISADRGLLAQRQTHKTVTFEPVDVEAAISARTDSRERLDEIEAVLSGDS
- a CDS encoding Gfo/Idh/MocA family protein, which codes for MRAFIRRRFFGADPVRLGVLGVGNIGTVHLKSAHAMAGVDVVAAADAVPANRDRATAAGATRVYDDYETLIEAETLDAVVVALPPFLHRDAVEAAADVGVDVFVEKPFARSTTEADEMLEVAADAGIRVGVDHTLRYQPDLRELKGAYDDGRVGHVPHASMVRVNDGPLGRPPVEDAPPAWPLDPDAAGGGSLMELGVHCFDYLEWTFGPLEIRDATVDSTLEVPVEDAATVLLEASETGTAITLHCGSYQWEELPEVNTNVRLEGITGTIESEEFLPTNFYGSAALSALSNVVSRVTGGEPDVYGPTFYLQAHYDALADFVEAIRAGERPPVTGEDGRRTLELVETAYGFAADDCPEAESVEVVS
- a CDS encoding DUF362 domain-containing protein, producing MNRPRSMTVHSALIDRDRSRATVGVSVDGPVTVGRPRSGPHRANWIPDIDARMARLERPVRELLDPVDERLVDADEITVVPDVHYPFHPSTGMVTDPAVVGAVVARLAEGTSSDLAIAGSSHDSIALERTVDYLGYGALEDRFDCRVCDLAAERDSRVAVSLPDRPKSLELSVPDVLLDTSIVVVPTLRPDEAGPVAGVMRTLGRHVEAGLEGTEVPANKRARAALKVIDPSLSILDATTAFAGEPFAARTLFTGEAIALDTIGTTLLGRDVNDDDALAAELGPGKSSVRVTGCDFEELRDRVPSGGLPPRTSTHPAVSAAYGLYAMVSGDAVPPQLEVDR
- a CDS encoding LamB/YcsF family protein, which codes for MTAIDINCDMGESFGNWQMGNDEGVMPYITSANIAGGYHAGDPHVMRETVELAAEHDVGIGVHPGLPDKMGFGRRTMDATPEELRDYVVYQLGALMGFARRHGASVQHVKPHGAMYSMLSDSDEHARAVMEGMLEVDPDLIYLATDMNIYEVARDVEGLQAVFEGYIDLDYRADRSLIVEKQVGDRDPSLVADRFVSIATEGVVEAANGEQIDIPADSICIHGDNPNAVAILEEIHDRLEDNDIELASLPEVV
- a CDS encoding polysaccharide deacetylase family protein, which codes for MGSVVISLDAELGWGFHDLESPPTTRLESGRSGWRAMLDSFAEYDIPATWAVVGHLMLESCDGEHADHPAPAGWFERERTEWRDRPDLRYGRDLVEGILSSGPDHEFASHSFSHVLFDNPATSRTLAEAEIARSVEIAAEWGETIDSFIYPRNGVGHRDVLAEHGIAAYRGRSPTADGARGVVDSVLTDRSLLVKPSIDEYGLVDIPASLFCFGFEGSARTIAESVWADPMVVLARRGIDQAASRDGVFHMWLHPNNLTHERDDRRMRAILEYVERRRSETDLVVETMGDIADRFRESAPTAQPSRPASTQSSP
- a CDS encoding acetyl-CoA carboxylase biotin carboxylase subunit; this encodes MFEKVLIANREEIAVRIMQACTELDIEAVAVYSDADEDAKHVRLADEAYRVGGSKAADSYLDQESLLEAAREADVDAIHPGYGFLAENESFAANVESSGFEWIGPPSDVMADFGEKTRARKIMSAADVPVVPGTTDPVTDPEAVAAFGEEHGYPVAIKADGGGGGRGLKIVREPDQIEEKLREAIREGEAYFDNPNVYLERFLEAPRHIEVQVIADEHGTVRHLGERDCSVQRRQQKLLEEAPAPGLDDDTRERLCEAACRGVSSADYVNAGTVEFLYDDSTGESDDGEFYFLEVNARIQVEHGVSEELTGIDLVKWQLRVAAGERLSFEQDEVEHRGAAMEFRLNAEDPDNDFTPIPGTLSTYNPPRGIGVRVDDGVDEGDAITPFYDSMFGKVIVTGEDRAEAIARGKRALAEIEIEGIPTTIPFHRHILEDEGFLENRHSTTYVEEELLEE